A segment of the Actinomyces sp. oral taxon 171 str. F0337 genome:
GCGCGAGGCCGGTTACACAACGGTCCTGGCCACCAATCAGCAGTGGGAGCGTCGGGCCTGGATGCGCGAGCAGCTGGGCTATGACGGCCTGTGCGACATCGACGGCTACTCCTGCACGCTGGGGGTGGCCAAGCCGGAAGCCGCCTACTTCCACCGGCTGCTGGAGCTCGCAGGGGTGGAGGCGGACCAGGCCCTGTTCGTCGATGACAGCGCCACCAACATCGCCGCGGCCCGCGAGGTGGGCTTGCGCACTATCCACCACCCGGTCGACGCCGGCGGCGAGCTCCTGCGCCGTGAGGTCGCCCAGGCCTTGACGCTGGCCGCCAGTCCGTCGCAAGGATGAGCCGGCGGGCCACCGTTCCTCCTTTCGGAACTTGCCCATCCGGCGCACGCGGGGAAGACTCCCCCTGACAGGAGCGATCACACGGAAGGACACCTCATGGCAGGAACCGTGACGGACGAGCAGGCCCCCGAGGCCACCACCACTGAAGCCGCTGCGTCCACCGTCGAGTCCACCGTCGAGTCCTCCGCCTCCACGGCCCGCCGTGCCCCGGAGGTCTTCCTGCGCCTCATCACCGCGATCCACTCCATCCTGCCGGGCTTCGTGCGCAGCCGGATGCCGGTGACCTTCATCGGCTACGCGATCATCAACGGCTCGGCCTTCTCCCTGGACATGACCTGCCTGTGGGTGTTCTACAACCACTTCCACTGGTTCTACCCGGTGGCGGTCACGATCGGCTACGCCATCGCTGCCGTCTACTCCTTCCTGCTCAACCGGTGGCTGAACTTCCAGGCGCACGGGCACGTCGTCAAGCAGGGGGCGGGCTACATGGCCGGAGTCATCAGCCAGTACGTCATCTTCATCCTGGGCCTGTCCTCGCTGCTGCACTGGTTCGGGGTCAACGCCGAGCTGGCGCGCGTCATCTCGGCCTGCTGCGAGGGCATCTACCTCTACGTGTTCATCCGGCTGTGGGTGTTCCGCGGGGTGCCGGAGCCCGAGCAGACGCACGAGCCCTCGGCCTCCCCGGCCGACGCCTGAGCACCCCGGTCGGAGGCGAGACCGGCGAGGAGCTCGGCACTCACCAGAAGGCGCGAGTCGTCTCGGTGGGGCCCTCGAGCTCGGTGAAGCCTGCATCGGTGACGCTGACGGGCCGCGTGACGGTCTCCCACTGCTCCCGGCTGGGCACGACGACGCGTACCCGGTAGCCGTCGTCGGCCCAGGCCCGCCTCAAGGAGGACGGCATAGCGCTGCTCTCCCAGGCCAGCTGGGCGGCGTGGGCGCACTGGGCGGCCAGCTTGCCCGAGGTCATCTCATGCAGAGGCGTGACCTCGATCGTCACGAGAGCCCCGATGGATGCCGACGCCGCCGTGAGCGCGATCTCCTCGGCCGCTCCCGGGTCCTTGGCGATGCGCGCGGTGATCTCGGCGGGCGGTGG
Coding sequences within it:
- a CDS encoding HAD-IA family hydrolase; its protein translation is MSISQPVIPPASSSPVRAVLLDADGVLQLIGTPWGEALTRGGGPAFAQAMVDGEADALAGRETLTELLERVVKDLGLELRASDLLEMWHRATPDPLAWQLVGDLREAGYTTVLATNQQWERRAWMREQLGYDGLCDIDGYSCTLGVAKPEAAYFHRLLELAGVEADQALFVDDSATNIAAAREVGLRTIHHPVDAGGELLRREVAQALTLAASPSQG
- a CDS encoding GtrA family protein, with product MAGTVTDEQAPEATTTEAAASTVESTVESSASTARRAPEVFLRLITAIHSILPGFVRSRMPVTFIGYAIINGSAFSLDMTCLWVFYNHFHWFYPVAVTIGYAIAAVYSFLLNRWLNFQAHGHVVKQGAGYMAGVISQYVIFILGLSSLLHWFGVNAELARVISACCEGIYLYVFIRLWVFRGVPEPEQTHEPSASPADA